In Acidisarcina polymorpha, the DNA window CACGACAACCTCGTCCAGGAGATGATGGGCATCAGCCTGCAGTTGGAGATCGCAGACGAGGTGACGTCTCCCGGATCTACCGCGAAGGGTCCGCTTCGGCGCGCTCTGGATTTGTCGCGAACGGCGCTGGCGAACGGCAGGAGCGCCCTGCACGTCCTCAGACAGAGGCCTTTTAGCAGCGCAGATATTGAGAGTACGCTGAGGGATACAGTTCAGAGCATGGGATCGCAAGAGGCCATACAAATCCTTAGCTCCGGAAAAGAACGCCCGATCCAACCCGTCCCTGGAGAGGAGATGGTACATATAGTCCGTGAAGCGCTGAGAAATGCCATTTGGCACGCAGGCCAGAACAACGTTGTCGTGAACTCTGAGTATGGTGACCATTACCATCAATTTACCGTCCACGACAACGGCCCGGGAATCAGCGAAAGCATTCTGCAAGGAGGCACGCCTGGTCATTTCGGTATTCCCGGAATGCGAGAGCGGGCCGCTCGCATCGGCGCATCGCTCACTGTCAGTTCATCGGCTTCTACCGGCACGCAATGGACGCTTCGTGTCCCAGCGCAGGTCGCATATGAATCGGAGGACAGGGTGAACCAATATCCGTTACCCCAAGGGCTCCGAGGATCGCTTAGTAGACTTTCGGGAAGAAAGGATCGGCGATGAATCAGAAGCCCATTCGTGTATTTTGCGTGGACGACCATCCTATAGTCCGCGAAGGACTGGCCGGCATATTGCATCTTCAGGCCGACATGGAACTTGTGGGGGAAACCGGATCGGGGCACGAGGCGATCGAGCTTTATTCCCCGATGCAGCCAGATGTGTTACTTCTCGATCTGCGCCTCCGAGACATGACGGGATACGAAGTCATGGAGAAGATCTTCACAAGATTCCCCAAAGCGAGAGTTCTAGTGCTTACCTCTCTCGAAGGCGATGCAGATATCGAGCGCGCCCTTGCTCTTGGAGCCAGTGGGTATGTCGTCAAAGGCAGTGGCCGGGATGAGCTGGTTCGTGCAATACGGTCCGTCTATGCAGGCAAGAAACACATTCCGGCTGAAGTCGCACAACGCCTGGCAGAACACCTTGCCTCGGAAAAGCTGACCTCACGTGAACTTGAAGTGCTCACCCAGATGGCTCGTGGCAAACGGAATAAAGAGATCGGTGCGGAGCTATCCATCGCCGAAGACACTGTCAAAATGCACGTCAAGAATATCTTGGCTAAGCTCGAAGTAAACGATCGCACAGAGGCAGTCACGATTGCCATGCGGCGCGGCATACTTCATCTCTAGCCTTCCCGACACACCCGTTCGGGTGTAGTGCCTTACACCTACATTCGCGTCTCGAAGAGGGCGCCTCCCCTTCTAACGTTAGTCCTGAAGATAAACGCATGGATTCCTGCACGACCTCCGTGCCCTACGAGGACTGCGATGTGGATTGTTAAAATAGCGCTCTCACGGCCCTACACCTTCGTCGTTCTAGCGTTGCTCCTGTTTCTGGTGGCGCCTGTGACGATTTTGCGCACGCCCGTGGATATCTTTCCGTCCATCAATGTGCCGGTTGTCAGCATCATCTGGACCTATACCGGGCTTGTGCCGGCGGAGATGGAAAACCGCATCACTTCCATCTATGAACGCGCACTGACGACAACGGTCGATAACATCGAGCATATCGAGTCGCAATCCCTGAATGGTGTCGCCGTTGTAAAGGTGTACCTCCAGCCAAATGCGAATGTCGATGGAGCGATTGCAGAGGTGATCGCAGAAGCTCAGGCTACGCTGAAGCAGTTGCCGCCCGGCATCACTCCTCCCCTGGTTATCCGCTATGACGCATCCACGGTGCCGATCCTGCAATTGGGATTAAGCGGACAGGGCCTCTCAGAGCAGCAACTGAACGACCTTGGAGCGAACTTCATCCGCCCACAACTCGCAACGATTCCTGGAGCTGCCGTGCCCATCCCTTATGGGGGCAAGGTTCGACAGATCATGGTCGATATCGATTCGCAGCAACTGACCGCCAAGGGGTTGTCCGCCACCGATATTGTAAATGCCGTGAATGCTCAGAACGTCATCCTTCCATCTGGCACCGCGAAGATTAACTCGACGGAATATAACGTCGGCCTCAATGGCACCCCCGTCACCATAAAAGAACTCAACGATCTCCCGGTTAAGTCCGTGAATGGAGCAGTCGTCTACCTGCACGACGTTGCCCATGTACGGGATGGATATGCCGTGCAGACGAACATCGTGAGGCAGGATGGGCAGCGCGGCGTTCTTCTCAGCATTCAGAAGGCAGGTAATGCCTCAACTCTGGCCATCGTCTCTGGCGTCCGCGCTTTGCTTCCGAGGATCGCGGCCTCTATGCCTTCCACACTGGTCATGCGGCCTCTGCTCGATCAATCGATCTTTGTACGCGCTTCCTTGCAAGGCGTACTGCGCGAAGGCCTAATCGCCGCGGGATTGACCTCCATCCTCATTCTCATCTTCCTCGGGAGTTGGCGCAGTACGCTCATCATCTGCATTTCAATTCCTCTATCGATCCTTACGTCGGTGCTGATCCTTAGCGCGCTCGGAGAGACGATCAACATCATGACCCTCGGGGGACTCGCGCTAGCGGTCGGTATTCTGGTCGACGACGCTACGGTTGAGATCGAAAATATCGAGCGTCAACTCGGACTAGGCAAAGATCTTCGTCAAGCTATTCTCGATGGCGCCCAGGAGATCGCAGGACCTGCATTTGTCTCGACCCTGTGCATCAGCATCGTCTTCGTCCCCATGTTCTTCCTGAGCGGCGTGCCAAGGTATCTCTTCGTGCCATTGGCCGAAGCGGTCGTGTTTGCTCTCCTTGCGTCCTACTTCTTCTCGCGCACCATCATTCCAACGCTCGTAATGTTCCTTATGCGGAAGGGAGCCGAAAGGAAACGCAGCGGCGCCTCCGAAGCCGAGCAGGGCAGGTTCGCTCGACTGCACCATCGTTTTGAAGCGGCCTTCACCAAGCTTCAAGGGGGCTACTCTTCTTTGCTCCAACTCTGTCTAGATCATCGTGCGCTCTTCGCTGCCTGTTTCGTGCTGTTTTGTCTGGCAAGCGTTTCTCTTGTTCGGGTGCTGGGAAATGATTTCTTTCCCACCGTGGATACCGGACAATTCCGCCTTCATGTTCGCGCCAAGACCGGCACCCGCATCGAAGACACCGCGCGTCTCACAGATCAGATCGAGCGTTCTATTCGAAGTAAGATTCCAGCCTCGGAACTGAGTGGGATACTGGACAACATCGGTCTTCCCACCAGCGGAATCAACTTGTCCTACAGCAATGGTGGGACCATCGGCAATGCAGACGCAGAGATTCTGGGTTCGCTCGATGCTAAGCACCAGCCAACGGCCGAATATATCGCTCGCCTGAGAGATGAGCTTCCGAAGGAGTTTCCCGGAACCGAGTTCTTCTTTCAACCCGCAGATATTGTGAGTCAGACGCTGAACTTCGGACTCCCTGCCCCTATCGACATCCAGATTGTGGGCAAAGACCGAATAGGGAACTTCGCGCTCGCTTCGCAGATCGCACAAGAGATGAGAGCGATTCTTGGAGCGGTGGATGTGCATGTTCAGCAGCTTATGGATCAGCCCCGACTTCAGTTTGATCTGGATAGGGTGCGCGCCCAACAACTTGGATTGACCGCCCGAGATGTATCGAGTGGGTTGCTGATCTCGTTGAGTTCAAGCTATCAAACCAGCCCAAACCTATGGCTCAATCCACAGAATGGCGTCTCCTACAACATCGCAGTCCAGACACCCCAATACAAGGTAAGCTCGCTCGACAACCTCCGCACGATCCCAATCACCGGAACCGATAGCGGATTGGCTCCCCAGCTCTTCGAGAACCTGACCAGTATGCGTCGGATGGAGGAGCCTTCCGTCGCAAGCCACTATAATGTGCAGCCGGTCATCGACGTCTATGCGAGCGCGCAAGGTCGCGATCTTGGCTCGGTCGCTTCGGAAGTCAAGAAGATCACAGATAGGGCGACCACGCAGCTTCCCAAAGGCAGCTTTCTCGCGACTCGCGGCCAGGTTTCGACGATGCATTCTTCGTTCATCGGTCTGTTCGGAGGGCTGGCTTTCGCCATCGCTCTGGTCTATCTGCTTCTCGTCGTCAACTTTCAATCCTGGAGCGAGGCCTTCATCATCATCACCGCGCTACCAGGAGCGCTTGCCGGAATCTGCTGGATGCTCTTTCTCACCCACACGTCACTGAGCGTCCCTGCCCTGATGGGAGCGATCATGAGCATAGGCGTGGCCACCTCGAATAGCGTGCTTGTAATCACCTTCGCGAACGAACATTTTGCGGAAAGCAAAAACGCTCTGAAGGCTGCACTTGAGGCAGGAGCAACTCGATTGCGGCCAGTCATGATGACGGCTCTCGCAATGATCATCGGCATGGTTCCGATGGCGCTCGGGCTCGGCGAAGGCGGGGAACAGAACGCTCCGCTGGGACGCTCTGTCATCGGCGGTCTGCTCTTTGCAACGGTAGCAACTCTGTTCTTTGTGCCCACAGTTTTCGCGATCGTTCGCAATCGATCTGGAGCAGGTCTCACCTCGGAGGAGGCATCCCATGGAAAATAGAAACTTTGTACCACCAGCCGGAGCTGGAGCGCCGTTAACGAACCTTCACAGGAGTGAAAGCAGGACTCCAGGTACCAAATTGCTCTGGTTTCTGGTCATTCCAGCCCTACTCTGCGTTTTTGGCCTGATCAGCCTGCGAGGACGATTGCACAGCGACAAAGTGCTCGCGGCGAAAACTCAGGCATCGACCGCTACGCCCGTCGATGTGATTCAGGCAAATCAAGGCGAAGCCACGGATGAGATCGCGTTGCCAGCGACGCTTCAGGCATACGATGAATCCCCCGTATACGCTCGCACCAGCGGCTATATCCGCAAATGGTACGTGGATATAGGACAGCATGTGAAGAGCGGCCAACTGCTCGCGGTGATCGATGCACCGGAGGTCGACCAGCAGCTTCTGCACGCCAGGGCGATGCTAAGCCAGTCACAGGCCAATCTGACCCTGGCAAGCATTACCGCAAAGCGCTATCAGGAGTTGATCAAGGACAATTCCGTGGCCCAGCAACAGGTGGACCAGAACGATCAGAACCTCGCTGCTCAACAGGCGACTGTCGCAGCAGCCTCAGCGGACGTATCTAACCTCGAACAGCAACAGATCTACGAGAAGGTCGTTGCCCCCTTCGATGGCGTTATCACCGAACGCCACACGGACACTGGCGACCTGATCAACTCCGGGAATAGCGGTGCCGGTGCCGAGCTGTTTCGTGTCTCAAAGACCAGCACTATGCGCATCTTC includes these proteins:
- a CDS encoding efflux RND transporter periplasmic adaptor subunit, which codes for MENRNFVPPAGAGAPLTNLHRSESRTPGTKLLWFLVIPALLCVFGLISLRGRLHSDKVLAAKTQASTATPVDVIQANQGEATDEIALPATLQAYDESPVYARTSGYIRKWYVDIGQHVKSGQLLAVIDAPEVDQQLLHARAMLSQSQANLTLASITAKRYQELIKDNSVAQQQVDQNDQNLAAQQATVAAASADVSNLEQQQIYEKVVAPFDGVITERHTDTGDLINSGNSGAGAELFRVSKTSTMRIFIPVPEGCSQQIHDGMHVNVELTELPGQRFDGQITRSTRAINVSSRTLLVEVDISNPTGKLMPGAYGQVHIKLAVPNRPLLVPAGAILFQSAGPQIAVVNAEHKVELHKVTIGNDFGNTVEITGGITAQDAIIANPPDYLVNGMPVSVQKSGDSTKGQA
- a CDS encoding response regulator, which gives rise to MNQKPIRVFCVDDHPIVREGLAGILHLQADMELVGETGSGHEAIELYSPMQPDVLLLDLRLRDMTGYEVMEKIFTRFPKARVLVLTSLEGDADIERALALGASGYVVKGSGRDELVRAIRSVYAGKKHIPAEVAQRLAEHLASEKLTSRELEVLTQMARGKRNKEIGAELSIAEDTVKMHVKNILAKLEVNDRTEAVTIAMRRGILHL
- a CDS encoding efflux RND transporter permease subunit, whose product is MWIVKIALSRPYTFVVLALLLFLVAPVTILRTPVDIFPSINVPVVSIIWTYTGLVPAEMENRITSIYERALTTTVDNIEHIESQSLNGVAVVKVYLQPNANVDGAIAEVIAEAQATLKQLPPGITPPLVIRYDASTVPILQLGLSGQGLSEQQLNDLGANFIRPQLATIPGAAVPIPYGGKVRQIMVDIDSQQLTAKGLSATDIVNAVNAQNVILPSGTAKINSTEYNVGLNGTPVTIKELNDLPVKSVNGAVVYLHDVAHVRDGYAVQTNIVRQDGQRGVLLSIQKAGNASTLAIVSGVRALLPRIAASMPSTLVMRPLLDQSIFVRASLQGVLREGLIAAGLTSILILIFLGSWRSTLIICISIPLSILTSVLILSALGETINIMTLGGLALAVGILVDDATVEIENIERQLGLGKDLRQAILDGAQEIAGPAFVSTLCISIVFVPMFFLSGVPRYLFVPLAEAVVFALLASYFFSRTIIPTLVMFLMRKGAERKRSGASEAEQGRFARLHHRFEAAFTKLQGGYSSLLQLCLDHRALFAACFVLFCLASVSLVRVLGNDFFPTVDTGQFRLHVRAKTGTRIEDTARLTDQIERSIRSKIPASELSGILDNIGLPTSGINLSYSNGGTIGNADAEILGSLDAKHQPTAEYIARLRDELPKEFPGTEFFFQPADIVSQTLNFGLPAPIDIQIVGKDRIGNFALASQIAQEMRAILGAVDVHVQQLMDQPRLQFDLDRVRAQQLGLTARDVSSGLLISLSSSYQTSPNLWLNPQNGVSYNIAVQTPQYKVSSLDNLRTIPITGTDSGLAPQLFENLTSMRRMEEPSVASHYNVQPVIDVYASAQGRDLGSVASEVKKITDRATTQLPKGSFLATRGQVSTMHSSFIGLFGGLAFAIALVYLLLVVNFQSWSEAFIIITALPGALAGICWMLFLTHTSLSVPALMGAIMSIGVATSNSVLVITFANEHFAESKNALKAALEAGATRLRPVMMTALAMIIGMVPMALGLGEGGEQNAPLGRSVIGGLLFATVATLFFVPTVFAIVRNRSGAGLTSEEASHGK